ACTGAGAAACAGATCAAACAGGAATTTCAGAAGCTTCACTGTTTCCTTCACCAGGAAGAGAGGATTCTCATGAGCAATCtccaaaaagaggaagaacatcATGTTCAGTTAATGAAACAAAAAATCAAGGAGGTCTCTGAGGATATTTCCTCATTAGAAGCTACCATTCAGTCAATCGAGAGTGAGCTCAGTCAAAGGGACTCAGCCCTTTTCTTACTGGTAAGTAACAGTAGCTCAGGGAGCATGAGGTTACAGGCAGAGGGTTTGGGTTAGTGGGAAACTAAccagcagagagatggaaggaAGGATTGATTTAATGTCCTTTTATTTAACAACCTCTGTGTTTGGTTCCATCTGTAACACACcatatttgatttatttatttttacaccatacagtgaaaagtgttgtataaTGTTGCCACACTCAGGggcatcttaaaacacagaaaaataaaccaaaacatagaatataaaggcagaaaaataaagaaataaagaaaaagtgttAAACATTACACTCCTTCTTAAGTGCTCCACCATGGCCACCACACCACCGCTGCAGAAACTAAAGACACCAGCCTTCAGCGCCATCTCACATCCACCAGTGCCCTCACCACTGAGTCCTCACTGGACCTCGCCAGTACAGACCGTACCAATGTCACCGGGTACCACATCAGCTCAAACATGACTCCACCACCATAGCCATATCAATGCCTGCCGGTGATATTTATGTCAGTGTGATTTGCTATCACAGCGAGATCCCAAACACTTTGAGCTGAGGAGCTGTCTGGTCAGATTCGGGTGGGGGGGTGGTTTAGGGAGAGCTGTTAACACAGACACTAAAGAAGCTGGTGCGCTACACCACCATGTGATGTTCTCGGTGAGGCATTCAACCTCAGATTGTCAGCTGCATTACATTTACCCCATGTCAACCCTGGATGTTCAAGCACACATTTTATTGCACAATAAATACACATGCATCGTATATTATATGTATATACATTGTATATTCAGTGGATTGTTTTACTTTCCTTTGTTTGGTAAATTTTATTTTGGTTTGTTCAAAACCACCATATCTTTATTCTCTTACTACCTGCCTTAGTCAAACATTGTCTATTTTACGTGCAGTGTAATGTTTGGGAGACAttagcctaatggtattatcactggactgtaatGTAATGATCTGAGGACCCAAGTTTGAATCCTGCCAGGGCAGATAGTGGGAATTGAATTaaatagaaatctggaattaaggatctAATGGCGAATCATTATAATAATTCAtaaaccatgaatccattgttgattgtcaggaaaaacccatctgggccactaatgtcctttagggaaggaagctgccttccttacctggtctggcctacatgtgactccagacccatagcaatgtgggtgactcttaagtgccctctggtgaattagggatgggcaataaatgctgggctggCCAGAGACacccccacatcccatgaatgaaagcATAGATAAATAAACCTTGTCCCTTGTCAGTCCGTTACATAGATTTGTCAGTCAGTTCTCGTTAAGGATCATCAGAAGAAGTTTTGGGAATTGGATGAACAAGTTTGTCCGTGTTACTCAGCATTTCaccctttctgttttctctttcagAATCTTCCAGCAACAAGGAAAAGGTATGAACAGCTCCTGGCTGCCCCTCGTTTTCTGAATTTTTCCAGACTCCATACTTAGAAGTGatatggcggctcagtggttagcactgctgcctcacagtaccagggtcccaggttcggttccagcctccggcgactgtctgtgtggagtttgcacattctccctgtgtcagtgtgggtttcctccgggtgctccggtttcctcacacagtccaaagatgtgcaggtgaggtgaattggccatgctaaattgtccatagtccagcagagggaaatgggtctgggtgggttactctctggagggtcggtgtggacttgttgggccgaagggcctgtttccacactgtagggaatctaatctaatcttagctCCTTCCCTGAGTGAGTTCATGGAGGTGAACCATCAGACTCCTGACCCTGTGATGATGGGCAGAGGTTTGATGAGGCCAGCTAACCTCTTTCTCGGGAGTGCTGAGAAACCCCGATACTGAAATTATTGGAGCTGAGCCTGGTCTGAGCTGCTCTGCAGCAGGAGCCGGAACATTTGAGCTCAaaggttgtgggaggaaatctcAGACACAAACACGACTGAGTGTCTCCTGCAGCACTGAGGAATGTAGCATGGCATGGCCtgatcaggccattcagccctgctATCACTCCCAGCTGTGATGATAAACTGAGGCCACATCTGTCCTGTTAGATAGAGAAGGAATATCTCCCAGCCACTGGAAGCAGAGGGTGCCTCCCAATGCCCTGACTAATATTTAACCTTCACTAACTATCATTCAGCAAGGTGATCTGGCCATTGCTGTTTGCAGATGCTTGAATTTATATTGCGTCTGTTATCACCACAGAGCACCTCCAAGTGCTTTAAGCTAATGAGCTGCGTTAGCTATGCACTCACTGTCATGATGTGGAATCTGTAAAAACTGATTGCTTCACTCCCTGCATTACAACCTGTGGTTGTGTTACAGAAATACCTCATTGGCTGTGAGAGTTCAGAGACTTCGAGTTGAGTCTTGTCAGGACATCAGCAGAATTTGAACCACGTGATTGTGTTGATTTGTGCCTGGTCTCCATGTGCACTGATCACGAAAAGAGCTGGGGAAAGTTAGGGTGATGTTTATGGATAAAGAGGTACTTGAGTTTATTATTGGAAGGACAGAAAATGAAAGCAAAGCAATGATGGTGAGCTTCAGTCTCGCTGCTCAGCAGGATCACAGAGGACATCCAGATCAGTAAAAGCTGTCAGCCAACTCTCAGCTACAGGCTCCAGGTGGAATCAAAGATGCTGCATTTGTGCTGTGTTTCAAAATGTATATAAACTCCTTAAGAAGAGTTCAAGTGATAGTCAGCTGAACCTTTTTCCTTTGTTTTGGTTCTTAAATTACTTGCTCCCATCTCAGGGAGAGGCAGAGTTTAAATCAGCAGTTCCTCATTTTTAATGTACAAGAGTGACCTCAGAATGCGTGTGAAGGAGAACAGCATTAACGCCTCCAACACGTTGTCTGCTTACAGAGCAAACTGCACTCCCCAGTGTCCAGAGACAGTCTCTGCCATGATTAATGTCGGTCGCTATGTTGGATCATTGCAATACAAAGTCTGGAAGAAGATGCTGAACATTATCAATCCAGGTGTGTAACATATTGACAATGCATCTTTATCCAGCTGTAAAATTATCCCACTCTGTTATAATAGAACGAAAGGATAAACTCTATTAAGTCTTGCTGAAGCTGTACAAGTTGCTGGCAAGACCACGTTTGGATTATTTATTTTAGGGAaggtatcatttcattggagtTAGCTCAGAGAAAAttcactgggatgatccctgggatggagggattgtcttatgagcaaaggttaaataGGTTGGGACTCTTACTGGGGTTTAGAAGTGTGAGAggcgatctcattgaaacctacaggactgttaaggggcttgacagggtcagtgctgagggagtgttccctctcatgggagagtctagggccAGAGGGAACAGTGTCAGAATAAAGGGGCgccaatttcagactgagatgaggaggaattccttctctcacaGGGCTGTGAGTCTATGaaactccttaccacagagaacTGTGGGGGCCTGtctgtatttaagactgagatagagagaTTCTCGGTCAGTTAGGGAAACATGGGTTACTGGGCAGCAGAATGGACCGGGAGCAATGTCGGATCAGCTGTGAacctgttgaatggtggagaaggtttgaggggctgaatgacttcctcctgtATCTTTTGTTGTAATCTTAATGAACCTTTCTTTGGAAGATAAGCATGCACATTTTACCATTAAATACTAACTTCAATTTCAGCATTTCAATTTTCTAACAAATAATATATACGTTGAGCTGAGAATGGATTATTGGATGTATGGAAATCTGTGACAGTAACTCTCATTTTTAATCAAGCCAAGAGAATCAAACATCTCACCAGCTAAGAAGTGTGCCTGCTATTTGCCTGACTGTAGTATTAAGCTGACCCAGGCTGCTCGCAATCATCCTGGAGGCTTTAGTTGATGCTCTGCAAACCTCCGTTGCCATGACCACCAACTTCCATCTTTGTAACATTGTCCCAGTCCTGCTCAAATTCCATCTGTGTGCAGCTGAAACTctcatcagtgtgtgtgttaccTCCAAACGTGAccattctaactctctctctgtttggctGCCTTTATCCCACCTTCCAAAATCCCACTGCCTGAAATCCTGCTGCCTCTATATGAGCTCCCACCAAATCCCGCTCACCATTCCCTCTGTGCTCACTCACCCACGCTGACTCTGGTCAAGTAATGCAGCAATTGTAACAGTTCACACAGAGTGAATCTCCATCAAACTGAAATATCAACCGACTCTCTGCTGATAGAGCCAGTGACAGGAACTGGCTTCCATGCTTGTTGACTTGCTGCTTCACCAGATGGTTGCCACTTCCAAATCCTTCCATTCCCCAGCTCCTCCTACCTCCCTCCAGCCTCCATGACCCTCCAGCCCCCATCACCCCCAGCCCCAGACCCCTCCAAGGTGTCTACGCACCAGgaattctggcctcttgagcaTTCCCCCTCCAATTCCCATTGCTCTGTCTTTGTCAGCTGTACATTGAGCTGATGAGGACCTAACTTGGGAATTCCCTGCCAGAAACTCCTTGTCCTCCTTCAATCTTATCTCTTTGAACAAGTTTTGGGCCAAATATGCTCCTTGTTCAGCTCAATGTCAAGTGTAAACTTATTACACTCCTGTGATGGTACCAAGCTTAGATAAACTCAATTGTTATTGGAATAAGTaggaatagaaatgagaaaagttatATGTTCACAAGTGATTGGCTCCTCTGGATTATTGTCCAGACAGGAGGAACACTTTCTATTATTCTGAGTGTCGCTGcttgggccagcacttattgatCATTCCTCATCACCCAGAGGGGAGGTAAGTCAACCACGTTCCCCTGGGTCTGGAGTCTCACATAGGTCAGACAAGGTAAGGAAGGTGGAttgccttccctgaaggacatttgtgTTATGTTTTTGGGACAGTTAACAATGATTACTTGGTTACTGTATGGCCACCtcttattccagatttatttatcaattgaattcaaatgtcactgtctgccatgatgggattcaaacctatgTCCTTTAGAACATGACCTGGAATTCTGGATTCTAGCCCAGTGACAGCCCCAGTACCTCTTCATGAACTCCTCCAGGACATGATCTGCTTTCCAGATCCCTGCAGCCTGTTATTAGACATATACATGTATGTGTGTGACCAGCAGTACTCTCATTTGACATTTAACACTTTATGAAGAGCTCAGCCTTAACTTCTCGTTCTCTGTCCCTTCAGCCTCTGTGACCCTGGACCCAAACACAGCAGCCCCTTGGCTCTCTCTGTCGCAGGATTTGACCATGATGGGATACAGCCCCAACAAACAACTGCTACCAGACAATCCAGAGCGGTTTGACTCCTGTGTTTCggtgctgggattggaggggTACAGTTCAGGTCAGCACCACTGGGACGTGGACGTGAGGGGGCAGAGCAGTTGGTGTTTAGGAGTGGCCCAAGAATCCATCCAGAGGAAAGGAATCATCAAGGTGGATCCAGAGAATGGTTTCTGGGCCATTGGGCTGATGGATGGGAATGAATACTATGCGTGTACCTCACCTTGGCGCACGGAGCTCAGCATTAATCCCAAGATCATCCGTGTTTGTCTGGATTACAAAGCTGGACAGGTGTCTTTTTATAGCCTTGAAGACATGACCCTACTCTACACCTTCACAGACACCTTTACAGAGAAGCTATATCCTTATTTCTGTCCGTACCTCCTCCAAGACACTAATAACATTTCACTCATGAAGATCTATCCTCGGAAGGTGATTTTACAGGATTAATGCCGTTAGACTGGACACAGTCAAACGATTTCTCAAGCACTTGTTCTCCGGTGAAATTCCCAGTATTATCGCACTTTGGGCGAAGAGAGAGCAGCACTTAATTTCCCTTCAAACACAGAGTGCTACCTAAGGCTAAAGGAcaccctcggtgtgtgtgtgggtgtgagtgtgtgtgtgtgtctgtgtgttgtgtgtgtctgtgtgtgtgggtgtatgtgtatgtgtgtatgtgtatgtgtgtatatctgtgtgtatgtctgtgtgtatgtctgtgtgttatgtgtgtgtgtctgtgtatgtctgtgtgtgtctgtgtgtgtgtgtgtgtgtgtgtgtgtgtgtgtgtctgtgtgtgtgtgtgtatgtctgtgtgtgtgtgtgtgtgtagcacacctatcctgctctctgtccctcaacAGAATCCCATCAGAATGTAATGACAATGGATCCCATAAAGAAACCTTTAGAAATAGCTTAAATAGAATTGGAAAGAGGCCATGAGACCCACTAAACCTGTGCCAGCCCAGTAAATGATTGTAGTCCATTTACCCATCCTTTGCTAAAGAGCCTTTTCCTTTGGATACGTTCACTCTCTTCATTTCAAAGGGATTCTAATTGCATTGCTGAGTATTCTCTGACCTGATCTCATGCAGAATGTTTTATATTCTCTTAACCCTTCCCTTTGATCTGTACCCAATGGCATGAAATTTCTGATTTTTAATGCCAGATGACCAAATCTTGGGCCAGTTTAAATAGTTTCTCTAAGCTTATCTGGTCAGAGCCTTTCAAAATGTGAACTTCTCCATTtagttttgttttaatttaaaaaatctAGCTTCCCTCCGTCCTCACCATTTGAACCTTTGACCTGGAATCGTCTTTCTCCAATATGTTTTTCCTAAAGTAAGGAAGCCAGACCTGGGCAAATATCCAATCTCTGGGCCCCTATTTATAAACCCTGTGTGAGAAAGGTCTGGAACTTGATGTTAGATGATCAAACCACTGCCACAGGTCAATTGGCACAAATTAATATTTTCCCATAAGAGACATCTGCTGGCAGAACATGGTAATATCAGAGGAGCAggcagagaccattcagcccctcctgtcAGCtcaagacaaaaaaactgcagatgctggaatccaaggtagacaagcaggaggctggaagaacacagcaagccaggcagcatctggaggtggagaagtcaacattttgggttttGAAGATGAGtcctgacttctccacctcctgattctgcctggcttgctgtgttcttccagcctcctgcttgtctgccacccatctgctcagcaattcagttacgtcatggctgatctgctccttaATACCATTCACCAGTTCTCCTGCAACTCTGGGAATCCAACAAAATTAAATGTCCATCTCAATCTCCAAACAGCTTCTAATCTGGATTCATTTACATTTGGTAATTCTTCCATCCGCGTTATCTGCCCCAGCCACCACCTCCCCCCGCCACCCCACCGGTGATCAGTTATTGATAACCAATGATTTGGACTCGAAATTCAACTGAGTACGGGCCCAACaactcaaactctcctcataacACAGCTCTCCATACTTTATATTGACCAAGCTGGTCATATCCAGACAGCCTCCTGAAGGGATACTTGCACTGATCTGCACCTTTCCAGGGAAGCTGTCTCCCCTAGCTCCTCACCCCTGAATCCCCACCCtccctatgaggagaggttgagtaggttgggcctgaaCTCATTGTAGTTTGGCAGAGTGAAGCACCATGACGCATATAAGACCCTTAAGGTTTTGACAGGCTTGATATGGAGACAGTTGCTTTGAGAGAGTTTATACCAGAGGGTGTAACACACTTAaaaagagatgaggagaaatctcccCTATCAGAGGGAAGTGAATAGGTGGGAATTCCTTactacagagggctgttgagactGGGTCATTAATTATATCTAAGGCTGAGactgacagatttttaatcaggaagggaatcaagggttacaaggaaaAGGGAGGAAAGTAGAgctgatgatcagccatgatcttattgaatggtggagcagatttgacgggctgaatggcctggaaaAGTGCAGATTGGAGCAAGTATCCCTTCAGGAGGCCTTCTGGACGTGATCAGCTTGGTTGATACAGGGTATGGAGaggctgtcttatgaggagagtttgagtaGTTTGGGCCTGCACTCATTTGAATTTCAAGTCCAAGTCCGTGGTTAACAATATCTCATCATCTGCTCCAATGTTTCATGGCGCCCCATGGTCAGTGCTGAAAATATCACAATTTTGAGATGGTCATCAAACATCAGGAGCAGATAACTGTGAGGATTTGTGCACAGCCTGAGGTCAGAGCCATCTCCTGAAACACAGGCAGATCACACACAGGAACAGCACAGACCACATCAAACAGTACATTCACTGACAGTCTGCTCACAAAGTGATCAAGGGGCTTTAGTCACTTCAGGATAAAATGAATACAGCAATGTACCAGATTTGTAGCCGAGTGAAATGAGGCCTCATTTGTGGTTATCTGAGAGAAAGCTGTTTGTCCTGCGAATTGCTCTATCCCTGCCAATGCCACGATGCTAAGAGTGTTCCCTGTGGGGCAGGCTGGTCAAATGGTGATGACTGTTAGTTTGATGGAACAGGAATAGGATCTAATTGAGTCACGCTGGATGCTGGCTTCACTTTGAAAAGGCTTCTGTTTCAACATTGATTCAGAGTGACTGGAAAACTGGATATTAACCACAGTGACTCCTCATCTCATGGAGCACATTGAATGTTTCAAACGTGCAAAAGAGCTTCACAGAGACAAGGAGTGACCAAAAGAAAAGGAgctttgtatttgtgtgtgaacAGAATGTGGGGCGTGGCTGgttggcccagcatttattgcctgtccctagttgtcccttgagaaggtgggggtgagctaccttcttgaaccgctgcagtccatgtgctgtgggttgacccacaatgcccttagggagggaattccaggattttgacccagcagcatgtgaaggaatggtgatatatcaCCAAGTCCGGATGGTGAGTGCAGAGGAACTTAGTgaggatggtgttcccatgtatctactgcccttgcccttctagatggaagtgattgtgggtttggaaggtgctgtcggaggatctttggtgaatttctgcagtgcatcttgtagatagtacacactgctgctactgagcagtgtatgctatctacaagatgcactgcagaaattcaccaaattcaCCAATTCACTGTCGGCGGggaagggagtggatgcttgaggatgtggtgccaatcaagcagctgctttgtcctggacagtgtcaagcttcttgagagttgctggagctgcacctatccaggcaagtggggagtatagGGCAatctcaattatccaaacgacaCAGGCAGAgcatattttgtttggataatcaaatgttcAGATAACACAATTTACCCAAGCATCAAGACCTTGAGATCTtattcggataatctgaaatttggataaattgatgttcggataaccgaggttgtactgtattccatcacactcctgacttgcctCAGAGAATGGTGAAACTTTGCAATTCATTGTCTCAGATGACTGTGGAGTCTTAGTCACTGAGGATAGAGATCAATACATTTCTGGTTTCTAATGTCACCAAGGGATATGGAGATGGTTTGGGATTATGACATTGAGGTGAATGA
This is a stretch of genomic DNA from Chiloscyllium punctatum isolate Juve2018m chromosome 11, sChiPun1.3, whole genome shotgun sequence. It encodes these proteins:
- the LOC140482685 gene encoding zinc-binding protein A33-like isoform X1 yields the protein MEAGGKISWLEDELSCPICQDIFKDPVSPPCQHNFCWACLTSYWKKKGNSECPVCREMYSIKDLKWNRTLANIVESFLKEFTKEQEVSQPDPVCSLHKELVKLYCQEDQEVMCVVCLHSKKHENHRCRPLEEATKESKEELKILMKSLQSKVVKFGAIRNECELTLKHIKSQASGTEKQIKQEFQKLHCFLHQEERILMSNLQKEEEHHVQLMKQKIKEVSEDISSLEATIQSIESELSQRDSALFLLNLPATRKRANCTPQCPETVSAMINVGRYVGSLQYKVWKKMLNIINPASVTLDPNTAAPWLSLSQDLTMMGYSPNKQLLPDNPERFDSCVSVLGLEGYSSGQHHWDVDVRGQSSWCLGVAQESIQRKGIIKVDPENGFWAIGLMDGNEYYACTSPWRTELSINPKIIRVCLDYKAGQVSFYSLEDMTLLYTFTDTFTEKLYPYFCPYLLQDTNNISLMKIYPRKVILQD
- the LOC140482685 gene encoding zinc-binding protein A33-like isoform X2, producing MEAGGKISWLEDELSCPICQDIFKDPVSPPCQHNFCWACLTSYWKKKGNSECPVCREMYSIKDLKWNRTLANIVESFLKEFTKEQEVSQPDPVCSLHKELVKLYCQEDQEVMCVVCLHSKKHENHRCRPLEEATKESKEELKILMKSLQSKVVKFGAIRNECELTLKHIKEERILMSNLQKEEEHHVQLMKQKIKEVSEDISSLEATIQSIESELSQRDSALFLLNLPATRKRANCTPQCPETVSAMINVGRYVGSLQYKVWKKMLNIINPASVTLDPNTAAPWLSLSQDLTMMGYSPNKQLLPDNPERFDSCVSVLGLEGYSSGQHHWDVDVRGQSSWCLGVAQESIQRKGIIKVDPENGFWAIGLMDGNEYYACTSPWRTELSINPKIIRVCLDYKAGQVSFYSLEDMTLLYTFTDTFTEKLYPYFCPYLLQDTNNISLMKIYPRKVILQD